From the Leptospira sp. WS60.C2 genome, one window contains:
- a CDS encoding lysophospholipid acyltransferase family protein encodes MKPKKHTIPYDLLIKLVSLAKGFVFQSIEENFQGKEELESPYPSALLCNHVSEADVVSLSMVYERLNPKIKMIIPAREDILSPKFLQKEFRATGVLKWFFKLIDATNIIPFLLKYIGAVPIKRPFRDNARELLKKGELRDKVDSEWTDMVDHIRKGRNLFMFPEGTYNHDGFLNQVKRGAYYIKSKIDKLHFNSFTLTYDHLSYRKTKLYIKYGKPFEIPSEMSGDQVVKLVADILGKHYTVTIGNLTSFVLLKLEKETKIKKQQIIDLLTHFKTQIETQFPEMTIASELRKESFHTQLELILQKLKKINFIDWEDEMIRTKELLYQIPKSIHNLKKSNIVLYHRNQLTAHLTKLESIWNQLTIDTGVKSST; translated from the coding sequence ATGAAACCCAAAAAACATACGATCCCCTACGACTTACTCATCAAACTCGTAAGTCTTGCCAAAGGGTTTGTTTTCCAGTCGATTGAGGAAAATTTCCAAGGGAAAGAAGAATTAGAATCACCCTATCCATCTGCCCTTCTCTGCAATCATGTGTCTGAAGCAGACGTTGTTTCCTTGTCCATGGTGTATGAAAGACTCAACCCCAAAATCAAAATGATCATTCCAGCAAGAGAAGACATTTTAAGCCCTAAGTTTTTACAAAAAGAATTTCGGGCAACAGGGGTTCTCAAATGGTTTTTTAAATTAATTGATGCTACCAATATCATCCCGTTTTTATTAAAATACATAGGAGCTGTTCCCATTAAACGACCGTTCCGTGACAATGCAAGAGAACTTCTCAAAAAAGGAGAACTTCGTGATAAGGTAGACAGTGAATGGACGGATATGGTGGATCACATTCGAAAAGGTCGCAATTTGTTTATGTTCCCAGAAGGAACCTACAACCACGACGGATTTTTAAATCAAGTGAAACGGGGTGCTTACTACATTAAATCCAAAATCGACAAACTACATTTTAATAGTTTTACCTTAACCTATGATCATTTGTCCTATCGAAAAACCAAACTTTACATCAAATATGGTAAACCTTTTGAAATCCCAAGTGAGATGTCAGGAGACCAAGTGGTAAAACTCGTGGCAGACATTTTGGGCAAACACTATACTGTGACGATTGGTAACTTAACGTCCTTCGTTTTGTTAAAATTAGAAAAAGAAACCAAGATCAAAAAACAACAAATCATCGATTTGTTAACACATTTCAAAACCCAAATCGAAACCCAATTTCCTGAAATGACAATTGCTTCTGAATTAAGAAAAGAATCGTTTCACACACAACTGGAACTCATCTTACAAAAGTTAAAGAAAATCAATTTTATTGATTGGGAAGACGAAATGATTCGAACCAAAGAACTTCTTTACCAAATACCAAAATCCATTCACAATTTAAAGAAATCCAATATCGTTTTGTACCATAGAAACCAACTCACTGCTCATTTGACAAAATTAGAATCCATTTGGAACCAACTTACAATCGACACAGGAGTGAAATCGAGCACATGA
- the rfbB gene encoding dTDP-glucose 4,6-dehydratase, which produces MQFKNVLVTGSAGFIGSNFVPYFLETHPNLHVVSLDKLTYAGNLENLSSLTNEKRHTFVEGDICNASLVGSLFDEYQFDLVIHFAAESHVDNSIRNPKVFLETNVIGTFELLQKAYTTWFSAPFTKKQGFESARFLHISTDEVFGSLDADGFFTENSPYKPNSPYSASKASSDHLVRSYYHTYGMPVMITNCSNNYGPKQHDEKLIPTIIRNALMEKGIPIYGTGMNVRDWLYVLDHAKGIEKVLLGGKLGETYNIGGNNELTNNQVVKVICDYLDKKIPRDSGKSYSELITYVKDRPGHDKRYAIDASKMKAELGWVPEETFGTGIIKTIDWYVEKYKQSFSLKRNHGIK; this is translated from the coding sequence ATGCAATTTAAGAATGTTTTAGTGACTGGCTCTGCTGGATTCATTGGCTCCAATTTTGTTCCTTATTTTTTAGAAACACATCCCAATCTACACGTTGTGAGTTTGGACAAACTTACCTATGCTGGAAATTTGGAAAATCTCAGTTCACTTACGAATGAAAAACGACATACGTTTGTAGAAGGGGATATTTGTAATGCAAGTTTGGTTGGATCCCTTTTTGATGAGTATCAATTTGATTTGGTGATCCATTTTGCTGCAGAAAGCCATGTGGATAACTCTATCAGAAATCCAAAGGTATTTTTAGAAACCAATGTGATTGGTACGTTTGAACTCCTACAGAAAGCATATACCACTTGGTTTTCGGCACCATTTACAAAAAAACAAGGGTTTGAGTCAGCAAGGTTCCTTCATATTTCAACAGATGAAGTGTTTGGGTCTTTGGATGCTGATGGATTTTTTACCGAGAACTCACCATACAAGCCAAACTCACCGTATAGCGCAAGTAAGGCTTCCTCCGACCATTTAGTGAGAAGTTATTACCATACCTATGGAATGCCTGTGATGATTACCAATTGCTCGAATAATTATGGGCCAAAACAACATGATGAAAAATTGATTCCGACGATTATCCGAAATGCTCTAATGGAGAAAGGAATACCGATCTATGGAACGGGAATGAATGTTCGCGATTGGCTATATGTTTTAGATCATGCCAAAGGGATTGAAAAGGTTCTATTGGGTGGGAAACTCGGGGAAACGTATAATATTGGTGGGAATAATGAACTCACGAATAATCAGGTTGTGAAAGTCATCTGTGACTATTTAGATAAAAAAATCCCAAGGGATAGTGGTAAATCGTATTCGGAACTGATTACCTACGTTAAGGATCGACCCGGACATGACAAACGATATGCCATTGATGCGTCCAAAATGAAAGCAGAACTTGGATGGGTGCCAGAAGAAACATTTGGAACGGGTATTATCAAAACGATCGACTGGTATGTAGAGAAATATAAGCAATCATTCTCTTTGAAAAGGAATCATGGGATTAAGTAA
- a CDS encoding acyltransferase family protein → MYRKEIDGLRAFAIIAVILNHLNRALCPNGYLGVDLFFVISGFVITKSLMERETSSLVSFLHQFWIRRVKRLLPALSFTVVVSIIITFLFSSHESSHSTMSIETGLVSLVGMGNLYLANLATDYFSTTAELNAFTHTWSLGVEEQFYLFFPFLFWIFFHKRKRVVPFFFTLFLFTLLSAFLYRSNFDKHPIKAFYFVHNRFWELSLGSLVFFLSEGMQTKTNRIQKLYQWISNVLLPLFIVFLTYFLFDPNGNVRPSKNDTLFVSLLACAILFFSNNANKAVVILQLIPFQWVGLLSYSLYLWHWPIITFFRWTYGVSFGSIPLILFLCFTFASVSYFWIETPARRLDWKWKFWNSNGKVSPALLGITSSILIIIFVRLGLYPFYSKGNFFLGKTAPLESKGVLNLLSPISFNEETWDPNQCVLVNNKDLSKKISINECSIGKKNVQKRRTLVIGNSFGVAMVPMFQSIAESHSQVTIISSLGSAPAPNLSTENNWLKTHEYYWNQIIPEFIKELKPNDHIILVFDINGFTYERNSVKIFSNALNELITSLKSKKINVILQHTIPYMRESNCTPDMAIKQWWHFQWAPPCHYFTKDETIAKREPLSNALNELQNQHANFYVLDLLDIFCPDTICTFMHPNGQFLYRDEFSHPSIEASILARKKLLDLIQSIQK, encoded by the coding sequence ATGTATCGAAAGGAAATAGACGGCCTACGGGCTTTCGCTATCATCGCAGTCATCCTCAACCATTTGAACCGTGCCTTATGCCCCAATGGCTATCTGGGCGTGGATTTATTTTTTGTCATTTCAGGATTTGTCATTACCAAATCCCTTATGGAACGAGAAACTTCATCATTGGTTTCGTTTCTCCATCAATTTTGGATTCGCAGAGTCAAACGACTTTTACCCGCACTCTCCTTCACTGTGGTTGTATCCATCATCATTACGTTTCTTTTTTCTTCCCATGAATCTTCACATTCAACCATGAGCATTGAGACTGGCCTTGTTTCTCTCGTGGGGATGGGAAACTTATACCTTGCCAATTTGGCAACCGATTACTTTAGCACGACTGCAGAACTGAATGCATTCACTCACACTTGGTCTCTGGGTGTTGAAGAACAATTTTATCTATTTTTTCCTTTTCTCTTTTGGATATTCTTTCACAAAAGAAAGCGAGTCGTCCCCTTTTTTTTCACATTGTTTTTATTCACTCTACTATCTGCGTTCCTATATCGTAGCAACTTTGACAAACACCCAATCAAAGCATTTTACTTTGTGCACAATCGTTTTTGGGAATTGAGTTTAGGATCCCTTGTGTTTTTTCTGTCGGAAGGAATGCAAACAAAAACGAATAGAATCCAAAAACTTTATCAATGGATTTCCAATGTTTTATTGCCTTTATTCATTGTATTCCTAACTTACTTTTTATTTGATCCAAACGGTAACGTTCGTCCCTCAAAGAATGATACGTTATTTGTTTCCTTACTTGCATGTGCTATCTTATTCTTCTCAAATAATGCAAACAAAGCCGTTGTTATCTTACAATTGATACCATTCCAATGGGTCGGACTCTTGTCGTATTCTTTGTATTTATGGCACTGGCCGATCATCACTTTTTTTCGTTGGACGTATGGTGTCTCATTCGGATCCATTCCCTTGATTTTGTTTCTCTGTTTTACCTTTGCGAGTGTATCCTATTTTTGGATCGAAACTCCTGCAAGGAGACTGGACTGGAAGTGGAAGTTTTGGAATTCCAATGGCAAAGTCTCACCAGCACTGCTTGGAATCACAAGCTCAATCCTAATCATCATCTTTGTTCGCTTGGGACTTTATCCTTTTTATTCAAAAGGAAATTTCTTTCTTGGGAAAACGGCACCATTAGAATCAAAGGGAGTTCTTAACCTTCTATCACCAATATCGTTTAATGAGGAAACCTGGGACCCTAATCAATGTGTCCTCGTGAACAATAAAGACTTATCCAAAAAAATATCGATCAATGAATGTTCCATTGGAAAAAAGAACGTACAAAAACGGAGGACATTGGTCATTGGAAATTCGTTTGGTGTTGCGATGGTACCAATGTTTCAATCGATAGCGGAATCTCATTCTCAAGTCACGATCATATCCTCTCTAGGGAGTGCTCCAGCACCTAATCTATCTACAGAAAATAATTGGTTGAAAACGCACGAATATTATTGGAATCAAATCATTCCTGAATTCATCAAGGAATTAAAACCAAACGACCATATCATTCTGGTCTTTGATATCAATGGTTTCACCTATGAAAGGAACTCAGTCAAAATTTTTAGCAATGCATTAAACGAGTTGATTACATCACTTAAATCCAAAAAAATCAATGTGATTCTACAACATACGATTCCATATATGAGGGAATCCAACTGTACTCCCGATATGGCAATCAAACAATGGTGGCACTTCCAATGGGCTCCTCCATGCCATTATTTTACGAAAGATGAAACAATAGCAAAGCGAGAACCTCTAAGCAACGCTCTAAATGAATTGCAAAATCAACATGCAAATTTTTATGTTTTAGATTTGTTAGATATCTTTTGCCCAGATACAATATGTACATTTATGCATCCCAACGGACAATTTCTATACCGAGATGAGTTTTCTCATCCGAGTATCGAAGCCAGTATCCTTGCGCGTAAGAAACTACTAGATTTGATCCAAAGCATTCAAAAGTGA
- a CDS encoding ABC transporter ATP-binding protein has translation MSSIIQVNHVSKEYRLGVIGHGTLTKDLQSLWARILGKEDPNSKIDETSRVHGDRFWALKDVSFDIEQGDRIGIIGRNGAGKSTLLKILSRVTTPTSGSIKIKGRVASLLEVGTGFHPELTGRENIYLNGAILGMTTKEVKRKFDEIVDFAGVEYFIDTPVKRYSSGMYVRLAFAVAAHLDPDILIVDEVLAVGDANFQKKCLGKMEDVSKNQGRTVLFVSHSLNAISNLCENVIWMKDGRICENGIAKDVIKSYFNELKSTGSNDLITRTDREGNGAIRFVRLDLINREGENTSTHYSGESLKILLFFEQYLEKVLNLNISIGIDNHMGERILLLGSDIINSTFNSIDKDQDCIEIFIPKLPLNSGRYYLTLFGTVNGEIADWVQNVAYLDVEISDYYGNGKIPDIKQGYFLADYKISLKVREEGQ, from the coding sequence ATGTCTTCAATAATTCAAGTTAATCATGTTTCGAAAGAATACCGATTAGGAGTTATCGGACACGGAACTCTAACTAAAGATTTACAGAGTTTATGGGCAAGGATTTTAGGAAAAGAGGATCCAAATTCCAAAATTGATGAAACCAGCCGAGTTCACGGAGATAGATTTTGGGCATTGAAGGATGTTTCCTTTGACATTGAACAAGGGGATAGAATTGGAATTATCGGGAGAAATGGAGCTGGGAAGTCTACACTTTTAAAAATATTATCTCGAGTGACGACTCCAACTTCTGGTTCCATTAAAATCAAAGGTCGAGTTGCAAGTTTATTAGAAGTAGGCACAGGTTTTCACCCTGAACTCACAGGAAGAGAGAATATCTATTTGAATGGCGCTATTTTGGGTATGACCACCAAAGAAGTAAAACGCAAATTTGATGAGATCGTTGATTTTGCTGGAGTTGAATATTTTATCGATACACCAGTTAAGAGATACTCAAGCGGAATGTATGTGCGACTAGCTTTTGCAGTAGCGGCTCACCTTGATCCAGATATTTTAATAGTTGACGAGGTCTTAGCTGTTGGTGATGCAAACTTTCAAAAAAAATGTTTAGGCAAGATGGAAGATGTTAGCAAAAATCAAGGGAGAACCGTGTTGTTTGTAAGTCACAGCCTTAACGCGATATCAAATTTATGTGAAAATGTAATTTGGATGAAGGATGGAAGAATTTGTGAAAATGGAATAGCCAAAGATGTTATTAAAAGTTATTTCAATGAACTTAAATCTACTGGTAGCAATGATTTAATCACAAGGACTGATAGGGAAGGTAATGGCGCTATTCGATTTGTTCGATTAGATTTGATAAATAGAGAAGGTGAAAATACTTCTACTCACTATTCAGGCGAATCTCTAAAAATTCTACTTTTTTTTGAGCAGTATTTGGAAAAAGTCTTAAACTTAAATATTTCTATTGGAATAGACAATCACATGGGTGAAAGAATACTCTTATTAGGAAGTGATATCATAAACTCAACTTTCAATTCTATTGACAAAGACCAAGATTGTATAGAGATATTTATTCCTAAATTACCTTTAAATTCCGGAAGGTATTATTTAACTTTATTCGGAACCGTAAATGGTGAGATTGCAGATTGGGTGCAAAATGTAGCTTATTTGGATGTCGAAATATCTGATTACTATGGTAACGGTAAAATTCCAGATATAAAACAAGGTTATTTTTTAGCAGACTATAAAATAAGTCTCAAAGTAAGAGAAGAAGGACAATGA
- a CDS encoding ABC transporter permease has protein sequence MKKDSNSGWDLLIEPKKGLFDINLGDIWRYRDLILLFVKRDFVVLYKQTILGPLWYLIQPIFTTFVFTMVFGKMAKLSTDGIPPFLFYMSGTIAWNYFASSLNGTSNTFINNASIFGKVYFPRLVIPISTVIINMAQFLIQLILFLLVYIYYISAGFDMQLTMWLVGIPFALLQMACLGLGVGILISSFTTKYRDLVFLMTFGVQLWMYATPVVYPASMIPKEYLTLYMLNPMVSIIETFRIAFLGQGTLEVGYYIQSWAITIFILIVGILSFHKVERSFMDTV, from the coding sequence TTGAAAAAAGATTCGAATTCGGGATGGGATTTATTAATTGAACCTAAAAAAGGTCTCTTTGATATAAATCTAGGAGATATCTGGAGGTATCGAGACCTAATTTTGTTATTTGTAAAAAGAGATTTTGTGGTTTTGTATAAACAGACGATTCTTGGACCTCTTTGGTACCTGATTCAGCCTATCTTTACAACATTTGTTTTTACAATGGTATTTGGAAAAATGGCTAAACTTTCAACTGATGGAATTCCTCCATTTTTATTTTATATGAGTGGGACAATTGCATGGAATTATTTTGCAAGTTCACTGAATGGAACATCAAATACATTCATTAATAATGCGAGTATATTTGGAAAAGTTTATTTCCCTCGTCTGGTGATTCCTATCTCCACAGTAATTATTAACATGGCTCAATTTTTAATCCAATTGATTTTATTTCTTCTTGTTTATATATACTATATTTCTGCAGGTTTTGATATGCAGCTAACAATGTGGTTGGTTGGTATTCCTTTTGCGCTTCTACAAATGGCTTGTTTAGGGTTAGGTGTAGGTATTTTAATTTCATCATTCACCACTAAATATCGAGATTTAGTTTTTTTGATGACCTTTGGTGTTCAACTTTGGATGTATGCAACACCAGTGGTTTATCCAGCATCTATGATTCCTAAGGAATATTTAACGCTGTATATGTTAAATCCCATGGTATCCATCATTGAAACCTTTCGAATTGCATTCTTAGGGCAAGGTACCTTGGAAGTTGGTTATTATATTCAAAGTTGGGCAATTACCATTTTCATCTTAATCGTTGGAATTTTATCATTCCATAAAGTGGAAAGAAGTTTTATGGATACGGTTTGA
- a CDS encoding MarR family EPS-associated transcriptional regulator, which produces MKDNFQYNDHHLKLLQLLEENPQLSQRDASDVLGLSLGKVNYILKAFLDKGLIKMNNFRNHKNKLAYTYLLTPQGIEEKARMTLHFYEIKKREYEALRAEVEKLGESVEGLG; this is translated from the coding sequence GTGAAAGACAATTTTCAATACAACGATCACCACCTGAAACTTCTTCAATTATTGGAAGAAAATCCGCAATTATCCCAAAGGGATGCCTCGGATGTGCTCGGACTGAGTCTTGGGAAGGTGAACTATATTTTGAAAGCCTTTTTAGATAAAGGTCTCATCAAAATGAATAACTTTCGAAATCATAAAAACAAACTCGCATATACCTATTTACTCACTCCGCAAGGCATTGAAGAAAAAGCGAGAATGACACTTCATTTTTATGAGATCAAAAAACGAGAGTATGAAGCGCTTCGAGCGGAAGTAGAGAAGTTGGGGGAAAGTGTGGAGGGGTTGGGTTGA
- the rfbA gene encoding glucose-1-phosphate thymidylyltransferase RfbA, whose amino-acid sequence MKGIILAGGSGTRLYPLTRGVVKQLLPVYDKPMIYYPLSVLMLAGIRDILIISTPNDTKRFEDLFGDGSDLGLQIQYKIQPSPDGLAQAFLLGEDFIGNDDVCLVLGDNIFYGDGLIQLLSDTIKEVKASKKAVVYGYTVKDPERYGVAELDSEMSVLSIEEKPQKPKSNTAVVGLYFYPSDIVEYAKQVLPSERGELEITSLNQLYLKEARLKCKLLGRGYAWLDTGTYDSLLEASNFIEVIEKRQGLKIACLEEIAFRKGFIGLETLKKHATLNQKNQYGAYLLDIVNSVMK is encoded by the coding sequence TTGAAAGGAATCATTTTAGCTGGTGGGTCCGGCACAAGGTTGTATCCACTCACAAGAGGAGTTGTGAAACAATTACTCCCTGTGTATGACAAACCGATGATCTACTATCCTTTGTCGGTGCTGATGCTTGCTGGCATTCGGGATATTTTAATCATCTCTACACCAAATGATACCAAACGTTTTGAAGATCTTTTTGGAGATGGAAGTGATCTTGGATTACAAATTCAATACAAAATCCAACCATCTCCTGATGGTTTAGCACAAGCATTTTTGTTAGGGGAAGATTTTATTGGAAATGATGATGTTTGTCTTGTGTTAGGTGATAATATTTTTTATGGCGATGGATTGATTCAGTTACTTTCTGATACCATCAAAGAAGTAAAAGCCTCCAAAAAAGCAGTTGTGTATGGGTATACGGTAAAAGATCCAGAAAGGTACGGAGTCGCTGAATTGGATTCAGAAATGAGCGTATTATCGATTGAGGAAAAACCGCAAAAACCCAAAAGTAATACTGCTGTTGTTGGTTTGTACTTCTATCCCAGTGATATAGTCGAATATGCTAAACAAGTGCTTCCTTCCGAAAGAGGAGAGCTAGAAATCACATCGCTCAATCAATTATATCTAAAAGAAGCAAGACTCAAATGTAAGCTTTTAGGACGAGGATACGCTTGGCTCGACACAGGAACTTACGATAGTTTGTTGGAAGCCTCCAATTTTATTGAAGTCATTGAAAAGAGACAAGGTTTAAAAATTGCCTGTTTGGAAGAAATTGCCTTTCGAAAAGGGTTTATTGGTTTGGAAACCTTAAAAAAACATGCCACGCTGAACCAAAAAAATCAATACGGCGCGTATCTTTTGGATATCGTGAATTCGGTAATGAAGTAA
- a CDS encoding GDP-L-fucose synthase family protein yields the protein MNKDSKIYVAGHRGLVGSALVRVLKQQGYTNVIGRTRSELDLTNQQEVNQFFEKERPEYVFLAAAKVGGIHANNTYPAEFIFSNLQIQNNIIDATYRYQGKKLCFLGSSCIYPKFAKQPMDEGQLLDGKLEPTNEPYAVAKIAGIVMCQSYNRQYGTEFFSVMPTNLYGPGDNYHPQNSHVLPALLRRFHEAKVNNLPEVVIWGTGNPLREFLYSDDMARACVFLMKQYDEFREGRGGEHVNVGSGIEVSIRELAETIKDVVGYLGKLSFDLTKPDGTPRKLLDVSKLHRMGWKHEVELRDGIRLAYDDFLLNGGVER from the coding sequence ATGAATAAAGACTCAAAAATTTACGTAGCAGGTCATAGAGGACTAGTGGGCTCCGCACTCGTTCGTGTTTTAAAGCAACAAGGTTATACCAATGTCATTGGTCGAACGAGAAGTGAACTTGATTTAACAAATCAACAGGAAGTGAACCAGTTTTTTGAGAAAGAGCGTCCCGAGTATGTTTTCCTTGCTGCCGCAAAAGTAGGTGGCATCCATGCCAATAATACCTATCCTGCTGAGTTTATTTTTTCCAATCTACAGATTCAAAACAATATTATTGATGCCACGTATCGTTACCAAGGCAAAAAACTATGTTTTTTGGGATCTTCTTGCATTTATCCTAAGTTTGCCAAACAACCAATGGACGAGGGGCAACTGTTAGATGGTAAACTTGAACCAACAAATGAGCCTTACGCGGTGGCGAAAATTGCAGGGATTGTGATGTGTCAAAGTTACAATCGGCAATATGGAACGGAATTTTTTTCCGTGATGCCAACGAATCTCTATGGACCAGGGGATAATTACCATCCCCAGAATTCACATGTCCTTCCTGCACTCCTTCGTCGGTTTCATGAGGCGAAAGTGAATAACCTTCCTGAAGTGGTCATCTGGGGAACAGGCAATCCACTTCGCGAATTCTTATATTCGGATGATATGGCAAGGGCCTGTGTCTTTTTGATGAAACAATATGATGAATTTCGGGAAGGTCGCGGTGGGGAACATGTGAATGTCGGTTCAGGAATTGAAGTGAGTATCCGAGAACTTGCGGAAACCATCAAGGATGTAGTGGGATACCTAGGAAAGCTTTCTTTTGATTTAACAAAACCAGATGGAACCCCTAGAAAACTTTTGGATGTATCCAAGCTGCATCGAATGGGTTGGAAACACGAAGTGGAACTACGAGATGGGATTCGTTTGGCTTATGATGATTTTCTTTTGAATGGTGGAGTGGAAAGGTAA